From Anopheles darlingi chromosome 2, idAnoDarlMG_H_01, whole genome shotgun sequence, the proteins below share one genomic window:
- the LOC125950675 gene encoding sorting nexin-13-like isoform X2 gives MEFKHASWVALSVAVSVKLLGVFWLTTLVIGLLAFLFGFLTILYLQHSDLDKFLDSGLLQNPLDEPKTLGLSVDNSPDSNAQLPVHRQPSPAEERSRWRPFESIKIHTDKRAAGGSVPSVGMTDQQKSDTSDRHRKKDAGHVSIGEEVSVSSTPLSSFKSYIGHPAPHETLLGRQETTPPGSPRKKKILSGHKSVDKLLHTILDYVVRDFIESWYTIVSDSREFSDCHIRNSVEALVLRVCQRIRSVDLLPLMTTRLIDELAKHTRFYRLASQEVANSASKVSGAEQKRLKIHEKLSPQRRNLKVEGHRRNKSETDLTWQLGNAALQKNVANSRFYNMPADEQALIDPETMLLNAFFGFCDDYRNECTDETALHDYFKRVAESVLYFVMPEEDFNCITLRTLLCSLLANSLLKPLFNTLADPDFINLQIAKQFTKDPPAGEFLLKMIRQSTDLSELRACRQLITKEMDAKYKDSNCTAELESLKYTQKLIDLRISHLQNNKNDFGKSEREKVSSNLPLLSLDDILRKELAVSFYLDYLSVLNLQKYVIFYLTAQEWKLTTSQSFSEIQVNKTKLNREEVLRSIRDKANNLYREYLQPKSSNYLNIDSGLIEALHIRLNDPTIQPENTWFDSICKYIYEKQKNEEVFLSNFYQSSAYKQLLRELDFHNAPELPDLPSLDQHLNVHGLLSDSASDTNSGDIRFDETDDEEESVPVVPTTDVVGIREEHDVHEGKRRQPSPSATTTASSTNNNLLPAVNNVAKHARSHSDCTGMFAAINDLNIEQLRQSSDCSSNDSGSEAPTTVHKGARKNFTLGAPQISNDSACGELHSLGDDQNHHHLHQHQHNHHYKHKLSARIINTAIHCEGHYAVYAIQVHVVEDNHHKAWHIYRRYSKFLDLKKLLVKRFPALERVPFPGKKAFQNTQRVVLEHRMEVLNRFLLEICARAEQSEEMMAIIRNFLEPDTDDRKMHGGPVVKTIESLKSGMSKIRNMPDTLVGGISRMFLGKGPLKERTFYDIQDIPTLELKQSEYPALASALHLLDEVFDLQNKSQWLRRGLINRLLGAPWVSHATNKRIVQTASSLLATDKLELILSSVLNNLWPEGDRFNPTTALREDSTRLRTKLAARISLFALLSDDLKHVVGSVTCNTGLLQFFQMLQNRKLNTRLLLILFNRLLLVIFQTESITKHAITTTHATSSELSSDEVPTIRIGSGTGSGAASTMAGGSRKASKY, from the exons ATGGAGTTCAAGCACGCCAGCTGGGTCGCGTTAAGCGTGGCCGTTTCGGTGAAGCTGCTCGGGGTGTTCTGGCTCACGACGCTCGTTATCGGATTGCTGGCCTTCCTGTTCGG CTTCCTCACCATCCTGTACTTACAGCACAGCGATTTAGACAAATTCCTCGACAGCGGATTGCTGCAGAATCCGCTGGACGAACCGAAAACTCTGGGCCTCAGCGTTG ATAACAGCCCGGATAGCAATGCCCAGCTGCCCGTCCACCGACAGCCATCGCCTGCCGAGGAACGAAGCCGCTGGAGGCCATTCGAAAGCATTAAAATTCATACCGACAAGCGAGCAGCAGGTGGATCAGTGCCATCGGTTGGGATGACCGACCAGCAGAAGTCGGATACGTCGGATCGACATCGCAAGAAAGATG CAGGCCATGTGTCGATCGGGGAAGAGGTATCCGTTTCTTCGACACCCCTCTCTTCATTCAAATCCTATATAGGCCATCCTGCGCCACACGAGACACTTCTAGGGCGCCAAGAAACCACCCCTCCTGGGTCGccgcgaaagaagaaaatcctTAGCGGCCACAAATCCGTCGATAAGCTGCTGCATACGATCCTCGACTATGTGGTACGTGATTTCATCGAGTCGTGGTACACGATCGTCTCGGACAGCCGGGAGTTTTCGGATTGCCACATTCGAAACAGCGTCGAAGCGCTCGTGTTGCGAGTCTGTCAGCGTATCCGCTCAGTCGATCTGCTGCCCCTCATGACGACACGACTGATCGATGAGTTGGCGAAGCATACGCGCTTCTATCGATTGGCCTCACAGGAGGTAGCAAACAGTGCGAGCAAGGTTTCCGGTGCGGAACAGAAGCGCCTAAAGATACACGAGAAACTATCGCCCCAGCGACGCAATCTGAAGGTCGAAGGTCATCGGCGCAACAAGAGTGAAACGGATCTTACCTGGCAGCTGGGGAACGCTGCACTGCAGAAGAACGTTGCCAACTCGCGCTTCTACAACATGCCGGCCGATGAACAGGCGTTGATCGATCCGGAAACGATGCTACTGAACGCGTTCTTTGGGTTTTGCGACGACTACCGGAACGAGTGTACCGATGAGACGGCGCTGCACGATTACTTTAAGCGTGTCGCCGAATCCGTACTGTACTTTGTGATGCCCGAGGAAGATTTCAACTGTATCACACTGCGCACGTTGCTGTGCTCGCTGCTAGCCAATAGTTTGCTGAAGCCACTGTTTAACACGCTGGCTGATCCGGATTTTATTAATCTACAAATTGCCAAGCAGTTCACGAAAGATCCACCGGCCGGAGAGTTTCTACTCAAGATGATACGCCAATCGACCGATTTGTCGGAGCTGCGTGCCTGCCGGCAGCTAATAACCAAAGAGATGGACGCCAAGTACAAGGACAGCAACTGTACGGCCGAGCTGGAGAGCCTTAAGTACACCCAGAAGCTAATCGATTTGCGCATTAGCCATTTgcagaacaacaaaaatg ACTTCGGCAAGAGCGAACGCGAAAAGGTGTCCTCCAATCTGCCTTTGCTCAGCCTCGATGATATATTGCGCAAAGAGTTGGCCGTCTCCTTCTATCTGGATTATCTAAGCGTATTAAATCTCCAAAAATATGTGATATTTTACCTCACTGCTCAGG AATGGAAACTTACAACCAGCCAAAGCTTCTCCGAGATACAAGTGAACAAAACGAAATTGAACCGCGAAGAGGTGCTCCGGAGTATTCGCGATAAGGCCAACAATCTTTACCGAGAG TATTTGCAACCGAAATCCTCCAACTATCTGAATATCGACTCGGGTCTGATCGAGGCGCTGCACATTCGTCTGAACGATCCCACCATCCAGCCGGAAAACACCTGGTTCGACTCGATATGCAAGTACATTTacgagaagcaaaagaacGAGGAAGTTTTCCTGAGCAACTTTTACCAAAGTTCAGCCTACAAGCAGTTGTTACGCGAGCTTGACTTCCATAATGCACCGGAACTACCCGATCTGCCATCACTTGATCAGCATCTGAACGTTCACGGACTGCTGAGCGATAGTGCCAGCGATACAAACAGTGGCGACATTCGCTTCGATGAGacggatgatgaagaggaaagTGTTCCTGTCGTTCCAACGACGGACGTTGTTGGCATCCGGGAAGAGCACGATGTGCATGAAGGCAAGAGACGACAACCATCGCCATCTGCAactaccaccgccagcagcactaATAATAACCTTTTACCGGCCGTTAACAACGTAGCGAAGCACGCACGATCGCACAGTGATTGTACGGGAATGTTTGCCGCGATCAATGATCTCAACATCGAGCAGCTGCGTCAATCTTCGGATTGTTCGAGTAATGACTCCGGCTCGGAGGCTCCGACAACGGTACATAAGGGCGCACGAAAAAATTTTACCCTGGGGGCTCCTCAAATATCGAACGATAGTGCCTGTGGTGAGCTTCATTCGCTGGGCGATGAtcagaaccatcatcatctgcatcagcatcagcataatcATCACTACAAACATAAGCTATCGGCACGGATCATCAATACGGCGATACATTGCGAGGGTCACTATGCGGTGTACGCGATCCAGGTTCATGTGGTCGAGGACAACCATCATAAGGCCTGGCATATCTATAGACGGTACTCAAAATTTCTCGATCTGAAGAAACTGCTCGTCAAACGGTTTCCGGCCCTCGAGCGGGTACCGTTTCCGGGCAAGAAAGCATTTCAGAACACCCAGCGTGTGGTGCTGGAGCACCGGATGGAGGTGTTGAACCGCTTTCTGCTAGAGATCTGTGCACGGGCCGAACAGTCGGAGGAAATGATGGCGATCATCCGCAACTTTCTCGAACCGGACACGGATGATCGGAAGATGCACGGTGGACCGGTCGTCAAGACG atcgAAAGCCTTAAGTCGGGCATGAGCAAGATACGCAACATGCCGGATACGTTGGTCGGCGGTATCTCTCGCATGTTCCTCGGCAAAGGACCACTTAAGGAGCGCACGTTCTATGACATTCAGGACATACCAACGCTTGAGCTAAAGCAATCAGAATATCCGGCCCTGGCGTCGGCCCTCCATCTACTGGATGAGGTGTTTGATTTGCAGAACAAATCGCAATGGTTGCGCCGGGGACTCATCAATAGGCTCCTGGGGGCACCGTGGGTGAGCCACGCCACCAATAAACGTATCGTCCAAACGGCCAGCAGCTTACTAGCGACCGACAAATTGGAGCTCATTCTGTCGTCCGTACT CAATAACTTATGGCCAGAAGGAGATCGATTCAACCCGACAACGGCCCTACGCGAGGATAGCACCCGTTTGCGAACGAAACTAGCAGCCCGCATTTCCCTATTTGCGCTCCTTTCCGACGATCTGAAGCATGTGGTCGGTTCGGTAACGTGCAACACGGGGTTGCTGCAGTTTTTCCAGATGCTGCAGAATCGAAAACTCAACACGCGCCTTTTGCTGATCCTCTtcaaccggctgctgctggtgatcttCCAAACCGAAAGCATCACCAAACATGCTATCACCACGACGCATGCGACAAGCTCCGAGCTGAGCAGCGACGAAGTGCCAACCATTCGCATCGGTTCGGGGACAGGATCGGGGGCTGCCTCGACGATGGCTGGAGGTTCGCGAAAAGCTTCCAAATACTAG
- the LOC125950675 gene encoding sorting nexin-13-like isoform X3: MEFKHASWVALSVAVSVKLLGVFWLTTLVIGLLAFLFGFLTILYLQHSDLDKFLDSGLLQNPLDEPKTLGLSVAGHVSIGEEVSVSSTPLSSFKSYIGHPAPHETLLGRQETTPPGSPRKKKILSGHKSVDKLLHTILDYVVRDFIESWYTIVSDSREFSDCHIRNSVEALVLRVCQRIRSVDLLPLMTTRLIDELAKHTRFYRLASQEVANSASKVSGAEQKRLKIHEKLSPQRRNLKVEGHRRNKSETDLTWQLGNAALQKNVANSRFYNMPADEQALIDPETMLLNAFFGFCDDYRNECTDETALHDYFKRVAESVLYFVMPEEDFNCITLRTLLCSLLANSLLKPLFNTLADPDFINLQIAKQFTKDPPAGEFLLKMIRQSTDLSELRACRQLITKEMDAKYKDSNCTAELESLKYTQKLIDLRISHLQNNKNDFGKSEREKVSSNLPLLSLDDILRKELAVSFYLDYLSVLNLQKYVIFYLTAQEWKLTTSQSFSEIQVNKTKLNREEVLRSIRDKANNLYREYLQPKSSNYLNIDSGLIEALHIRLNDPTIQPENTWFDSICKYIYEKQKNEEVFLSNFYQSSAYKQLLRELDFHNAPELPDLPSLDQHLNVHGLLSDSASDTNSGDIRFDETDDEEESVPVVPTTDVVGIREEHDVHEGKRRQPSPSATTTASSTNNNLLPAVNNVAKHARSHSDCTGMFAAINDLNIEQLRQSSDCSSNDSGSEAPTTVHKGARKNFTLGAPQISNDSACGELHSLGDDQNHHHLHQHQHNHHYKHKLSARIINTAIHCEGHYAVYAIQVHVVEDNHHKAWHIYRRYSKFLDLKKLLVKRFPALERVPFPGKKAFQNTQRVVLEHRMEVLNRFLLEICARAEQSEEMMAIIRNFLEPDTDDRKMHGGPVVKTIESLKSGMSKIRNMPDTLVGGISRMFLGKGPLKERTFYDIQDIPTLELKQSEYPALASALHLLDEVFDLQNKSQWLRRGLINRLLGAPWVSHATNKRIVQTASSLLATDKLELILSSVLNNLWPEGDRFNPTTALREDSTRLRTKLAARISLFALLSDDLKHVVGSVTCNTGLLQFFQMLQNRKLNTRLLLILFNRLLLVIFQTESITKHAITTTHATSSELSSDEVPTIRIGSGTGSGAASTMAGGSRKASKY; this comes from the exons ATGGAGTTCAAGCACGCCAGCTGGGTCGCGTTAAGCGTGGCCGTTTCGGTGAAGCTGCTCGGGGTGTTCTGGCTCACGACGCTCGTTATCGGATTGCTGGCCTTCCTGTTCGG CTTCCTCACCATCCTGTACTTACAGCACAGCGATTTAGACAAATTCCTCGACAGCGGATTGCTGCAGAATCCGCTGGACGAACCGAAAACTCTGGGCCTCAGCGTTG CAGGCCATGTGTCGATCGGGGAAGAGGTATCCGTTTCTTCGACACCCCTCTCTTCATTCAAATCCTATATAGGCCATCCTGCGCCACACGAGACACTTCTAGGGCGCCAAGAAACCACCCCTCCTGGGTCGccgcgaaagaagaaaatcctTAGCGGCCACAAATCCGTCGATAAGCTGCTGCATACGATCCTCGACTATGTGGTACGTGATTTCATCGAGTCGTGGTACACGATCGTCTCGGACAGCCGGGAGTTTTCGGATTGCCACATTCGAAACAGCGTCGAAGCGCTCGTGTTGCGAGTCTGTCAGCGTATCCGCTCAGTCGATCTGCTGCCCCTCATGACGACACGACTGATCGATGAGTTGGCGAAGCATACGCGCTTCTATCGATTGGCCTCACAGGAGGTAGCAAACAGTGCGAGCAAGGTTTCCGGTGCGGAACAGAAGCGCCTAAAGATACACGAGAAACTATCGCCCCAGCGACGCAATCTGAAGGTCGAAGGTCATCGGCGCAACAAGAGTGAAACGGATCTTACCTGGCAGCTGGGGAACGCTGCACTGCAGAAGAACGTTGCCAACTCGCGCTTCTACAACATGCCGGCCGATGAACAGGCGTTGATCGATCCGGAAACGATGCTACTGAACGCGTTCTTTGGGTTTTGCGACGACTACCGGAACGAGTGTACCGATGAGACGGCGCTGCACGATTACTTTAAGCGTGTCGCCGAATCCGTACTGTACTTTGTGATGCCCGAGGAAGATTTCAACTGTATCACACTGCGCACGTTGCTGTGCTCGCTGCTAGCCAATAGTTTGCTGAAGCCACTGTTTAACACGCTGGCTGATCCGGATTTTATTAATCTACAAATTGCCAAGCAGTTCACGAAAGATCCACCGGCCGGAGAGTTTCTACTCAAGATGATACGCCAATCGACCGATTTGTCGGAGCTGCGTGCCTGCCGGCAGCTAATAACCAAAGAGATGGACGCCAAGTACAAGGACAGCAACTGTACGGCCGAGCTGGAGAGCCTTAAGTACACCCAGAAGCTAATCGATTTGCGCATTAGCCATTTgcagaacaacaaaaatg ACTTCGGCAAGAGCGAACGCGAAAAGGTGTCCTCCAATCTGCCTTTGCTCAGCCTCGATGATATATTGCGCAAAGAGTTGGCCGTCTCCTTCTATCTGGATTATCTAAGCGTATTAAATCTCCAAAAATATGTGATATTTTACCTCACTGCTCAGG AATGGAAACTTACAACCAGCCAAAGCTTCTCCGAGATACAAGTGAACAAAACGAAATTGAACCGCGAAGAGGTGCTCCGGAGTATTCGCGATAAGGCCAACAATCTTTACCGAGAG TATTTGCAACCGAAATCCTCCAACTATCTGAATATCGACTCGGGTCTGATCGAGGCGCTGCACATTCGTCTGAACGATCCCACCATCCAGCCGGAAAACACCTGGTTCGACTCGATATGCAAGTACATTTacgagaagcaaaagaacGAGGAAGTTTTCCTGAGCAACTTTTACCAAAGTTCAGCCTACAAGCAGTTGTTACGCGAGCTTGACTTCCATAATGCACCGGAACTACCCGATCTGCCATCACTTGATCAGCATCTGAACGTTCACGGACTGCTGAGCGATAGTGCCAGCGATACAAACAGTGGCGACATTCGCTTCGATGAGacggatgatgaagaggaaagTGTTCCTGTCGTTCCAACGACGGACGTTGTTGGCATCCGGGAAGAGCACGATGTGCATGAAGGCAAGAGACGACAACCATCGCCATCTGCAactaccaccgccagcagcactaATAATAACCTTTTACCGGCCGTTAACAACGTAGCGAAGCACGCACGATCGCACAGTGATTGTACGGGAATGTTTGCCGCGATCAATGATCTCAACATCGAGCAGCTGCGTCAATCTTCGGATTGTTCGAGTAATGACTCCGGCTCGGAGGCTCCGACAACGGTACATAAGGGCGCACGAAAAAATTTTACCCTGGGGGCTCCTCAAATATCGAACGATAGTGCCTGTGGTGAGCTTCATTCGCTGGGCGATGAtcagaaccatcatcatctgcatcagcatcagcataatcATCACTACAAACATAAGCTATCGGCACGGATCATCAATACGGCGATACATTGCGAGGGTCACTATGCGGTGTACGCGATCCAGGTTCATGTGGTCGAGGACAACCATCATAAGGCCTGGCATATCTATAGACGGTACTCAAAATTTCTCGATCTGAAGAAACTGCTCGTCAAACGGTTTCCGGCCCTCGAGCGGGTACCGTTTCCGGGCAAGAAAGCATTTCAGAACACCCAGCGTGTGGTGCTGGAGCACCGGATGGAGGTGTTGAACCGCTTTCTGCTAGAGATCTGTGCACGGGCCGAACAGTCGGAGGAAATGATGGCGATCATCCGCAACTTTCTCGAACCGGACACGGATGATCGGAAGATGCACGGTGGACCGGTCGTCAAGACG atcgAAAGCCTTAAGTCGGGCATGAGCAAGATACGCAACATGCCGGATACGTTGGTCGGCGGTATCTCTCGCATGTTCCTCGGCAAAGGACCACTTAAGGAGCGCACGTTCTATGACATTCAGGACATACCAACGCTTGAGCTAAAGCAATCAGAATATCCGGCCCTGGCGTCGGCCCTCCATCTACTGGATGAGGTGTTTGATTTGCAGAACAAATCGCAATGGTTGCGCCGGGGACTCATCAATAGGCTCCTGGGGGCACCGTGGGTGAGCCACGCCACCAATAAACGTATCGTCCAAACGGCCAGCAGCTTACTAGCGACCGACAAATTGGAGCTCATTCTGTCGTCCGTACT CAATAACTTATGGCCAGAAGGAGATCGATTCAACCCGACAACGGCCCTACGCGAGGATAGCACCCGTTTGCGAACGAAACTAGCAGCCCGCATTTCCCTATTTGCGCTCCTTTCCGACGATCTGAAGCATGTGGTCGGTTCGGTAACGTGCAACACGGGGTTGCTGCAGTTTTTCCAGATGCTGCAGAATCGAAAACTCAACACGCGCCTTTTGCTGATCCTCTtcaaccggctgctgctggtgatcttCCAAACCGAAAGCATCACCAAACATGCTATCACCACGACGCATGCGACAAGCTCCGAGCTGAGCAGCGACGAAGTGCCAACCATTCGCATCGGTTCGGGGACAGGATCGGGGGCTGCCTCGACGATGGCTGGAGGTTCGCGAAAAGCTTCCAAATACTAG
- the LOC125950675 gene encoding sorting nexin-13-like isoform X1: MEFKHASWVALSVAVSVKLLGVFWLTTLVIGLLAFLFGFLTILYLQHSDLDKFLDSGLLQNPLDEPKTLGLSVVCDPKPGNLLLISPNIKVQTESRKANRQLAGVAGPDGGPHGAGRRRNFLDAGIELLFKRREPRHHHEAPAAKPNAITDHLMHRGHLHFHQRDHHTILDNSPDSNAQLPVHRQPSPAEERSRWRPFESIKIHTDKRAAGGSVPSVGMTDQQKSDTSDRHRKKDAGHVSIGEEVSVSSTPLSSFKSYIGHPAPHETLLGRQETTPPGSPRKKKILSGHKSVDKLLHTILDYVVRDFIESWYTIVSDSREFSDCHIRNSVEALVLRVCQRIRSVDLLPLMTTRLIDELAKHTRFYRLASQEVANSASKVSGAEQKRLKIHEKLSPQRRNLKVEGHRRNKSETDLTWQLGNAALQKNVANSRFYNMPADEQALIDPETMLLNAFFGFCDDYRNECTDETALHDYFKRVAESVLYFVMPEEDFNCITLRTLLCSLLANSLLKPLFNTLADPDFINLQIAKQFTKDPPAGEFLLKMIRQSTDLSELRACRQLITKEMDAKYKDSNCTAELESLKYTQKLIDLRISHLQNNKNDFGKSEREKVSSNLPLLSLDDILRKELAVSFYLDYLSVLNLQKYVIFYLTAQEWKLTTSQSFSEIQVNKTKLNREEVLRSIRDKANNLYREYLQPKSSNYLNIDSGLIEALHIRLNDPTIQPENTWFDSICKYIYEKQKNEEVFLSNFYQSSAYKQLLRELDFHNAPELPDLPSLDQHLNVHGLLSDSASDTNSGDIRFDETDDEEESVPVVPTTDVVGIREEHDVHEGKRRQPSPSATTTASSTNNNLLPAVNNVAKHARSHSDCTGMFAAINDLNIEQLRQSSDCSSNDSGSEAPTTVHKGARKNFTLGAPQISNDSACGELHSLGDDQNHHHLHQHQHNHHYKHKLSARIINTAIHCEGHYAVYAIQVHVVEDNHHKAWHIYRRYSKFLDLKKLLVKRFPALERVPFPGKKAFQNTQRVVLEHRMEVLNRFLLEICARAEQSEEMMAIIRNFLEPDTDDRKMHGGPVVKTIESLKSGMSKIRNMPDTLVGGISRMFLGKGPLKERTFYDIQDIPTLELKQSEYPALASALHLLDEVFDLQNKSQWLRRGLINRLLGAPWVSHATNKRIVQTASSLLATDKLELILSSVLNNLWPEGDRFNPTTALREDSTRLRTKLAARISLFALLSDDLKHVVGSVTCNTGLLQFFQMLQNRKLNTRLLLILFNRLLLVIFQTESITKHAITTTHATSSELSSDEVPTIRIGSGTGSGAASTMAGGSRKASKY, encoded by the exons ATGGAGTTCAAGCACGCCAGCTGGGTCGCGTTAAGCGTGGCCGTTTCGGTGAAGCTGCTCGGGGTGTTCTGGCTCACGACGCTCGTTATCGGATTGCTGGCCTTCCTGTTCGG CTTCCTCACCATCCTGTACTTACAGCACAGCGATTTAGACAAATTCCTCGACAGCGGATTGCTGCAGAATCCGCTGGACGAACCGAAAACTCTGGGCCTCAGCGTTG TTTGCGATCCTAAGCCCGGTAATTTGCTGCTCATTTCGCCCAACATCAAAGTTCAAACTGAATCGAGAAAGGCGAACCGCCAACTGGCGGGTGTGGCGGGCCCCGATGGTGGACCGCACGGTGCAGGCCGGCGTCGTAATTTCCTCGATGCCGGAATCGAGCTACTGTTCAAGCGGCGTGAgccgcgccaccaccacgaagcaCCGGCAGCGAAGCCAAACGCAATCACCGATCACCTCATGCACCGAGGCCATTTGCACTTCCACCAACGGGACCACCATACCATTCTAGATAACAGCCCGGATAGCAATGCCCAGCTGCCCGTCCACCGACAGCCATCGCCTGCCGAGGAACGAAGCCGCTGGAGGCCATTCGAAAGCATTAAAATTCATACCGACAAGCGAGCAGCAGGTGGATCAGTGCCATCGGTTGGGATGACCGACCAGCAGAAGTCGGATACGTCGGATCGACATCGCAAGAAAGATG CAGGCCATGTGTCGATCGGGGAAGAGGTATCCGTTTCTTCGACACCCCTCTCTTCATTCAAATCCTATATAGGCCATCCTGCGCCACACGAGACACTTCTAGGGCGCCAAGAAACCACCCCTCCTGGGTCGccgcgaaagaagaaaatcctTAGCGGCCACAAATCCGTCGATAAGCTGCTGCATACGATCCTCGACTATGTGGTACGTGATTTCATCGAGTCGTGGTACACGATCGTCTCGGACAGCCGGGAGTTTTCGGATTGCCACATTCGAAACAGCGTCGAAGCGCTCGTGTTGCGAGTCTGTCAGCGTATCCGCTCAGTCGATCTGCTGCCCCTCATGACGACACGACTGATCGATGAGTTGGCGAAGCATACGCGCTTCTATCGATTGGCCTCACAGGAGGTAGCAAACAGTGCGAGCAAGGTTTCCGGTGCGGAACAGAAGCGCCTAAAGATACACGAGAAACTATCGCCCCAGCGACGCAATCTGAAGGTCGAAGGTCATCGGCGCAACAAGAGTGAAACGGATCTTACCTGGCAGCTGGGGAACGCTGCACTGCAGAAGAACGTTGCCAACTCGCGCTTCTACAACATGCCGGCCGATGAACAGGCGTTGATCGATCCGGAAACGATGCTACTGAACGCGTTCTTTGGGTTTTGCGACGACTACCGGAACGAGTGTACCGATGAGACGGCGCTGCACGATTACTTTAAGCGTGTCGCCGAATCCGTACTGTACTTTGTGATGCCCGAGGAAGATTTCAACTGTATCACACTGCGCACGTTGCTGTGCTCGCTGCTAGCCAATAGTTTGCTGAAGCCACTGTTTAACACGCTGGCTGATCCGGATTTTATTAATCTACAAATTGCCAAGCAGTTCACGAAAGATCCACCGGCCGGAGAGTTTCTACTCAAGATGATACGCCAATCGACCGATTTGTCGGAGCTGCGTGCCTGCCGGCAGCTAATAACCAAAGAGATGGACGCCAAGTACAAGGACAGCAACTGTACGGCCGAGCTGGAGAGCCTTAAGTACACCCAGAAGCTAATCGATTTGCGCATTAGCCATTTgcagaacaacaaaaatg ACTTCGGCAAGAGCGAACGCGAAAAGGTGTCCTCCAATCTGCCTTTGCTCAGCCTCGATGATATATTGCGCAAAGAGTTGGCCGTCTCCTTCTATCTGGATTATCTAAGCGTATTAAATCTCCAAAAATATGTGATATTTTACCTCACTGCTCAGG AATGGAAACTTACAACCAGCCAAAGCTTCTCCGAGATACAAGTGAACAAAACGAAATTGAACCGCGAAGAGGTGCTCCGGAGTATTCGCGATAAGGCCAACAATCTTTACCGAGAG TATTTGCAACCGAAATCCTCCAACTATCTGAATATCGACTCGGGTCTGATCGAGGCGCTGCACATTCGTCTGAACGATCCCACCATCCAGCCGGAAAACACCTGGTTCGACTCGATATGCAAGTACATTTacgagaagcaaaagaacGAGGAAGTTTTCCTGAGCAACTTTTACCAAAGTTCAGCCTACAAGCAGTTGTTACGCGAGCTTGACTTCCATAATGCACCGGAACTACCCGATCTGCCATCACTTGATCAGCATCTGAACGTTCACGGACTGCTGAGCGATAGTGCCAGCGATACAAACAGTGGCGACATTCGCTTCGATGAGacggatgatgaagaggaaagTGTTCCTGTCGTTCCAACGACGGACGTTGTTGGCATCCGGGAAGAGCACGATGTGCATGAAGGCAAGAGACGACAACCATCGCCATCTGCAactaccaccgccagcagcactaATAATAACCTTTTACCGGCCGTTAACAACGTAGCGAAGCACGCACGATCGCACAGTGATTGTACGGGAATGTTTGCCGCGATCAATGATCTCAACATCGAGCAGCTGCGTCAATCTTCGGATTGTTCGAGTAATGACTCCGGCTCGGAGGCTCCGACAACGGTACATAAGGGCGCACGAAAAAATTTTACCCTGGGGGCTCCTCAAATATCGAACGATAGTGCCTGTGGTGAGCTTCATTCGCTGGGCGATGAtcagaaccatcatcatctgcatcagcatcagcataatcATCACTACAAACATAAGCTATCGGCACGGATCATCAATACGGCGATACATTGCGAGGGTCACTATGCGGTGTACGCGATCCAGGTTCATGTGGTCGAGGACAACCATCATAAGGCCTGGCATATCTATAGACGGTACTCAAAATTTCTCGATCTGAAGAAACTGCTCGTCAAACGGTTTCCGGCCCTCGAGCGGGTACCGTTTCCGGGCAAGAAAGCATTTCAGAACACCCAGCGTGTGGTGCTGGAGCACCGGATGGAGGTGTTGAACCGCTTTCTGCTAGAGATCTGTGCACGGGCCGAACAGTCGGAGGAAATGATGGCGATCATCCGCAACTTTCTCGAACCGGACACGGATGATCGGAAGATGCACGGTGGACCGGTCGTCAAGACG atcgAAAGCCTTAAGTCGGGCATGAGCAAGATACGCAACATGCCGGATACGTTGGTCGGCGGTATCTCTCGCATGTTCCTCGGCAAAGGACCACTTAAGGAGCGCACGTTCTATGACATTCAGGACATACCAACGCTTGAGCTAAAGCAATCAGAATATCCGGCCCTGGCGTCGGCCCTCCATCTACTGGATGAGGTGTTTGATTTGCAGAACAAATCGCAATGGTTGCGCCGGGGACTCATCAATAGGCTCCTGGGGGCACCGTGGGTGAGCCACGCCACCAATAAACGTATCGTCCAAACGGCCAGCAGCTTACTAGCGACCGACAAATTGGAGCTCATTCTGTCGTCCGTACT CAATAACTTATGGCCAGAAGGAGATCGATTCAACCCGACAACGGCCCTACGCGAGGATAGCACCCGTTTGCGAACGAAACTAGCAGCCCGCATTTCCCTATTTGCGCTCCTTTCCGACGATCTGAAGCATGTGGTCGGTTCGGTAACGTGCAACACGGGGTTGCTGCAGTTTTTCCAGATGCTGCAGAATCGAAAACTCAACACGCGCCTTTTGCTGATCCTCTtcaaccggctgctgctggtgatcttCCAAACCGAAAGCATCACCAAACATGCTATCACCACGACGCATGCGACAAGCTCCGAGCTGAGCAGCGACGAAGTGCCAACCATTCGCATCGGTTCGGGGACAGGATCGGGGGCTGCCTCGACGATGGCTGGAGGTTCGCGAAAAGCTTCCAAATACTAG